A genomic window from Sanguibacter antarcticus includes:
- a CDS encoding replication-associated recombination protein A has translation MDLFGSTTQETTGVPATGPGAPLAVRMRPASLLEVAGQAHLLVQGSPLRRLVEPAEDSPRRAAPGSVILWGPPGTGKTTLAYLIATSSGRRFVELSAVTAGVKDVRAVIEDARRRLATGGAETVLFIDEVHRFSKSQQDALLPSVENRWVTLVAATTENPSFSVNSPLLSRSLLLTLQPLGVDDVRTLVDRAVTDERGLGGTVRLTEDAHEHLLRLAGGDARKALTILEAAAGAALSDLAEPATREEPVDIDLGTMERAIDVAAVRYDRDGDQHYDVISAFIKSMRGSDVDASLHYLARMIVAGEDPRFIARRIVIAAAEEVGMADPSALQTATAAATAVAMIGMPEASLVLAEAVVHVATAPKSNAAYSAIGAALADVRAGKVGLVPAHLRDAHYSGAKGIGHGAGYVYAHDAAHAVAAQQYLPDPLVGTQYYTPSDRGYERTVAERLDKVRGILRGE, from the coding sequence ATGGATCTGTTCGGCTCGACGACGCAGGAGACGACCGGCGTGCCCGCGACCGGCCCCGGCGCGCCGCTCGCGGTGCGGATGCGTCCCGCCTCTCTCCTCGAGGTGGCGGGTCAGGCGCACCTGCTGGTCCAGGGGTCGCCGCTGCGCCGGCTCGTCGAGCCTGCGGAGGACTCGCCGCGCCGCGCCGCGCCGGGCTCCGTCATCCTCTGGGGACCGCCCGGGACGGGCAAGACGACGCTCGCGTACCTCATCGCGACCAGCTCGGGCCGGCGCTTCGTCGAGCTCTCGGCGGTGACGGCGGGGGTCAAGGACGTGCGTGCCGTCATCGAGGACGCGCGTCGACGGCTCGCGACCGGCGGGGCCGAGACTGTGCTCTTCATCGACGAGGTCCACCGGTTCTCCAAGTCCCAGCAGGATGCTCTCCTGCCGAGCGTCGAGAACCGCTGGGTCACGCTGGTCGCAGCCACGACGGAGAATCCGAGCTTCTCGGTCAACTCCCCGCTCTTGTCACGGTCGCTGCTCCTCACTCTCCAGCCGCTGGGTGTCGATGACGTCCGCACTCTCGTCGACCGGGCGGTCACGGACGAGCGAGGCCTGGGAGGCACGGTCCGGCTGACCGAGGACGCGCACGAGCACCTGCTCAGGCTTGCCGGGGGAGACGCACGCAAGGCGCTGACGATCCTCGAGGCGGCGGCGGGCGCAGCGCTCTCCGACCTCGCTGAGCCGGCGACGCGCGAGGAACCGGTCGACATCGATCTCGGCACCATGGAACGAGCCATCGACGTCGCAGCGGTGCGCTACGACCGTGACGGAGACCAGCACTATGACGTCATCAGCGCGTTCATCAAGTCGATGCGGGGCTCTGACGTCGACGCCTCGCTGCACTATCTGGCCCGGATGATCGTCGCAGGGGAGGACCCGCGGTTCATCGCGCGCAGGATCGTCATCGCGGCTGCGGAAGAGGTAGGCATGGCGGACCCGAGCGCGTTGCAGACGGCGACGGCTGCGGCGACGGCGGTCGCGATGATCGGGATGCCGGAGGCGAGCCTCGTCCTTGCGGAAGCGGTCGTGCACGTGGCGACTGCGCCGAAGTCCAACGCCGCCTACTCAGCGATCGGCGCGGCCCTCGCGGACGTGCGGGCAGGGAAGGTCGGCCTCGTTCCTGCGCACCTGCGGGACGCGCACTACTCCGGCGCGAAGGGGATCGGGCATGGCGCGGGCTACGTCTACGCGCACGATGCTGCGCACGCCGTGGCTGCGCAGCAGTATCTGCCTGACCCGCTCGTCGGTACCCAGTACTACACCCCGAGCGACCGCGGCTACGAGCGCACCGTCGCCGAGCGGCTGGATAAGGTGCGGGGGATCCTGCGCGGCGAGTGA
- the rpsD gene encoding 30S ribosomal protein S4, with product MSSVTRSRRQVRLSRALGIALTPKAVKHFEKRPYPPGEHGRARRRTESDYAVRLREKQRLRAQYGLREKQMARAFEEARKAPGLTGESLVELLETRLDALVLRSGFARTTLQARQAVVHRHILVDGKIVDRPSFKVKPGQTVQVKPKSQAMTPFQVAAAGAHRDVLPKVPPYLEVQLEKLSFQLVRHPKRVEVPVTAEVQLVVEHYSR from the coding sequence ATGTCTTCTGTGACCCGTTCGCGCCGCCAGGTTCGCCTGAGCCGCGCGCTGGGCATCGCGCTCACCCCGAAGGCCGTCAAGCACTTCGAGAAGCGCCCCTACCCACCCGGCGAGCACGGCCGTGCCCGCCGCCGCACCGAGTCCGACTACGCCGTGCGTCTTCGTGAGAAGCAGCGCCTGCGCGCCCAGTACGGTCTCCGTGAGAAGCAGATGGCCCGTGCGTTCGAGGAAGCCCGCAAGGCTCCCGGACTGACCGGTGAGTCGCTCGTCGAGCTCCTCGAGACCCGTCTCGACGCGCTCGTGCTGCGTTCCGGTTTCGCCCGCACGACGCTGCAGGCGCGCCAGGCCGTGGTTCACCGCCACATCCTCGTCGACGGCAAGATCGTCGACCGCCCCTCGTTCAAGGTCAAGCCGGGACAGACCGTCCAGGTCAAGCCGAAGAGCCAGGCCATGACGCCGTTCCAGGTCGCCGCTGCTGGCGCCCACCGGGACGTCCTGCCCAAGGTTCCGCCGTACCTCGAAGTTCAGCTCGAGAAGCTGTCCTTCCAGCTCGTGCGTCACCCGAAGCGCGTCGAGGTCCCCGTGACCGCCGAGGTCCAGCTCGTCGTCGAGCACTACTCGCGCTGA
- a CDS encoding DUF948 domain-containing protein has product MIGQIAGLIAAVAFVALVGLLAVPLVKLGRVLDTTTQSIREITEHSVPILDESAVAVASANSQLVKVDTITTAASEVSQNVSALTGLYAATFGAPLVKVAAFSYGVRQAFATAAGRFGGTGKKD; this is encoded by the coding sequence GTGATCGGTCAGATTGCGGGACTCATCGCAGCCGTCGCGTTCGTGGCGCTGGTCGGCCTCCTGGCCGTGCCCCTCGTCAAGCTCGGTCGGGTGCTCGACACCACGACGCAGAGCATCAGAGAGATCACCGAGCACTCGGTCCCGATCCTCGACGAGTCGGCGGTCGCCGTCGCGAGCGCGAACAGCCAGCTCGTCAAGGTCGACACCATCACGACGGCGGCATCCGAGGTCAGCCAGAACGTCTCAGCGCTGACTGGGCTCTATGCGGCGACGTTCGGTGCGCCTCTCGTCAAGGTCGCAGCCTTCTCCTACGGCGTCCGTCAGGCGTTCGCCACGGCAGCGGGTCGCTTCGGTGGCACGGGGAAGAAGGACTGA
- the alaS gene encoding alanine--tRNA ligase has product MRTADIRQRWLDYFAERDHTVVPSASLVSPDPSTLFTIAGMVPFIPYMTGQQTAPWKRATSVQKCVRTLDIEEVGKTTRHGTFFQMNGNFSFGDYFKEEAISYAWGLVTGAVADGGYGFDPESIWVTVFHDDDEARQLWKSVAGLPDERIQSRGMRDNFWSTGARGPAGPCSEIYVDRGAEYGAEGGPVVDEDRYIEIWNLVFMQYERADGGTKDSFELLGELKQKNIDTGMGLERVAYLLQGVDNMYEIDEVFPVITAAQEISGKQYGSSTGDDVRMRVVADHVRSSLMLIGDGIRPSNEGRGYVLRRLLRRSVRAMRLLGVDEPSLPHLFPASRDAMQASYPDLGLDFDRLSAVAYAEEEAFRRTLVSGTTILDTAVRNAKTVAGDTGTPRLGGEEAFALHDTYGFPIDLTLEMASEQGVTVDETAFRSLMQAQRDRARADAIGKRTGGADKAAYEALHSTLTSAVEFVGYTDSTARVNVVGLVVDGVPAPAATAPATVEVVLDRTPFYAEAGGQLADHGTIVLDGGATIEVDDVQAPIKGLSVHRGRLVDGTATLGELGTATIDRARRKAISRAHSATHMIHKALQEALGKDATQAGSENAPSRIRFDFRASQAIPQGVLGEIEERVNTQLAEDLEVTEQIMNIDEARALGAMALFGEKYGDRVRVVSIGGDWSRELCAGTHVKRSGQLGLVTLLGEASIGSGVRRVDALVGDGAYGFQAKEHALVGQLTGMLNVRTEELPDRIGGLLARLKESEKELAGLRQGQLLAAAGTLAASAEVLNGARVVVHDAGDVASADDLRALALDVRGRLSDAAASVVAVGGVSKGRPLVVIVTNAPARERGLKAGALAKAASATLGGGGGGKDDMAQGGGQDAAALPVALSGVRDGVAAVVQG; this is encoded by the coding sequence ATGCGTACCGCAGACATCCGCCAGCGCTGGCTCGACTACTTCGCCGAGCGCGATCACACGGTCGTGCCGTCTGCGTCGCTCGTGTCGCCGGACCCGTCCACGTTGTTCACCATCGCGGGCATGGTTCCGTTCATCCCGTACATGACCGGCCAGCAGACGGCGCCGTGGAAGCGCGCCACGAGCGTGCAGAAGTGTGTCCGGACGCTCGACATCGAAGAGGTCGGCAAGACGACCCGTCACGGGACGTTCTTCCAGATGAACGGAAACTTCTCGTTCGGGGACTACTTCAAGGAAGAAGCGATCTCCTACGCCTGGGGGCTCGTCACCGGTGCCGTGGCGGACGGCGGGTACGGGTTCGACCCCGAGTCCATCTGGGTCACGGTCTTCCACGACGACGACGAAGCACGCCAGCTCTGGAAGTCCGTCGCAGGCCTGCCTGACGAGCGGATCCAGTCTCGTGGCATGCGCGACAACTTCTGGTCGACCGGTGCACGTGGCCCAGCGGGCCCCTGCTCGGAGATCTACGTCGACCGCGGTGCCGAGTACGGTGCCGAGGGCGGGCCCGTCGTGGACGAGGACCGCTACATCGAGATCTGGAACCTCGTCTTCATGCAGTACGAGCGTGCCGACGGTGGGACGAAGGACAGCTTTGAGCTCCTCGGCGAGCTCAAGCAGAAGAACATCGACACCGGCATGGGCCTCGAGCGCGTCGCCTACCTCCTCCAGGGTGTCGACAACATGTACGAGATCGACGAGGTGTTCCCCGTCATCACCGCAGCCCAGGAGATCTCGGGCAAGCAGTACGGCTCATCGACGGGGGACGATGTCCGGATGCGGGTCGTCGCCGACCACGTCCGCTCCTCGCTCATGCTCATCGGCGACGGTATCCGTCCCTCGAACGAGGGACGTGGTTACGTCCTGCGGCGTCTGCTCCGCCGCAGCGTGCGCGCGATGCGCCTGCTCGGCGTCGACGAGCCGTCCTTGCCGCACCTGTTCCCGGCGAGCCGGGACGCGATGCAGGCGTCCTACCCTGATCTCGGGCTCGACTTCGACCGCCTCTCGGCCGTGGCCTATGCCGAGGAAGAGGCGTTCCGACGCACGCTCGTCTCGGGCACCACCATCCTCGATACAGCGGTGCGCAACGCTAAGACCGTGGCTGGCGACACCGGTACACCGCGCCTGGGCGGCGAGGAGGCGTTCGCGCTCCACGACACCTACGGGTTCCCTATCGACCTCACGCTCGAGATGGCGTCCGAACAAGGTGTGACCGTCGACGAGACAGCGTTCCGCAGCCTCATGCAGGCACAGCGTGACCGTGCGCGTGCCGACGCGATCGGCAAGCGCACGGGCGGTGCGGACAAGGCCGCCTACGAGGCGCTCCACAGCACCCTCACGTCAGCCGTCGAGTTCGTCGGCTACACCGACTCGACCGCTCGCGTGAACGTGGTGGGGCTCGTCGTCGACGGTGTTCCCGCTCCGGCGGCGACGGCGCCCGCGACGGTAGAGGTAGTCCTCGACCGCACACCGTTCTATGCCGAGGCCGGTGGTCAGCTCGCCGACCACGGGACGATCGTGCTCGACGGCGGCGCGACGATCGAGGTCGACGACGTCCAGGCGCCCATCAAGGGACTCTCCGTGCACAGAGGTCGACTCGTCGACGGGACGGCGACGCTCGGCGAGCTCGGTACCGCGACGATCGACCGGGCGCGGCGCAAGGCCATCAGCCGTGCGCACTCCGCCACCCACATGATCCACAAGGCGCTCCAGGAAGCGCTCGGCAAGGACGCGACCCAGGCCGGGTCGGAGAACGCGCCGAGCCGTATCCGGTTCGACTTCCGGGCGAGCCAGGCGATCCCGCAGGGTGTCCTCGGAGAGATCGAGGAGCGGGTCAACACGCAGCTCGCGGAAGACCTTGAGGTCACCGAGCAGATCATGAACATCGACGAAGCCCGGGCGCTCGGCGCCATGGCGCTGTTCGGCGAGAAGTATGGCGACCGGGTCCGTGTCGTCTCGATCGGGGGCGACTGGTCCCGTGAGCTCTGTGCTGGGACCCACGTCAAGCGGTCGGGCCAGCTCGGCCTCGTCACGCTTCTCGGCGAGGCGTCCATCGGGTCCGGCGTCCGGCGCGTCGACGCACTCGTCGGGGACGGCGCCTACGGCTTCCAGGCCAAGGAGCACGCTCTCGTCGGGCAGCTCACGGGCATGCTCAACGTCCGTACCGAGGAGCTGCCGGACCGCATCGGGGGACTGCTCGCTCGTCTGAAGGAGTCGGAGAAGGAGCTCGCTGGTCTGCGCCAGGGGCAGCTGCTCGCGGCTGCCGGGACGCTCGCGGCATCGGCCGAGGTGCTGAACGGCGCACGCGTCGTGGTGCACGACGCAGGAGACGTCGCCTCGGCGGACGACCTGCGCGCACTCGCGCTCGACGTCCGTGGTCGGCTGAGCGATGCTGCTGCGTCTGTCGTCGCGGTCGGGGGAGTGAGCAAGGGACGTCCGTTGGTCGTCATCGTGACCAACGCGCCTGCTCGAGAGCGCGGGCTCAAGGCTGGCGCTCTCGCGAAGGCTGCGTCTGCCACGCTGGGCGGCGGCGGAGGCGGCAAGGACGACATGGCTCAGGGCGGCGGGCAGGATGCTGCGGCGCTCCCGGTCGCACTCTCCGGCGTGCGTGACGGCGTCGCGGCTGTGGTCCAGGGCTGA
- the ruvX gene encoding Holliday junction resolvase RuvX — translation MSLERGARLCIDVGSVRVGVAVSDPDGLIATPVDTVARVMSVDDDGKVPPDVVRIAHEVDERGVKVVYVGLPRHLSGVEGASSVAARTYAGAIARAVDPVPVRLVDERMSTVSAHQALHASGRAGRKHRAVVDQAAAVVILQSALDGERHAAARVGELVE, via the coding sequence GTGAGCCTCGAGCGCGGTGCGCGTCTCTGCATCGATGTCGGCAGCGTCCGCGTGGGTGTGGCGGTGAGCGATCCTGACGGTCTCATCGCCACCCCTGTCGACACCGTCGCCCGCGTGATGAGCGTCGACGACGACGGAAAGGTCCCGCCTGACGTCGTGCGGATCGCGCACGAAGTCGACGAACGTGGTGTGAAAGTTGTGTACGTAGGCCTCCCGAGGCATCTTTCTGGCGTCGAAGGGGCTTCTTCCGTGGCTGCGCGCACTTACGCTGGGGCGATCGCTCGCGCGGTGGACCCTGTACCGGTTCGTCTCGTCGACGAGCGGATGAGTACTGTTAGCGCGCATCAAGCACTTCACGCGTCTGGAAGAGCAGGTCGCAAGCACCGTGCTGTCGTCGATCAGGCGGCAGCGGTGGTGATCTTGCAGTCTGCGCTAGACGGTGAGCGGCACGCCGCAGCTCGTGTCGGAGAGCTTGTGGAGTAG
- the mltG gene encoding endolytic transglycosylase MltG, producing MNDLFEGPSVSDARQAEGGLSRAEKRALREERKRAAKRRRRALIAVLVAIVIIGLGGYFVWTRGVEFFSGLDEIGGTEEEILDFTGPGTGQVQVTVEAGATGTQMGTALTEAGVVASRAGFVAAYTANESSASIQPGTYNLFKEMKSSDAVVALLDPANRADYIFDVLPGSTADVITAKIAKVTGVTEADVDAAIADTAALGLPAEANGALEGWLWGDRYEFGLDVTPAEMVTEMIRRTVAQLDELAVPAENRETVLTKASIVEREAGADDKPNVASVIENRLALPMKLQMDSTVHYLVGGTDDATTTAADRETDSPYNTYLYAGLPPTPISSPGIDSINAVLNPPVTDYIYFVTVNPLTHETRFAATWTEHRKNVELYQDWLAENGS from the coding sequence GTGAACGACCTGTTCGAGGGACCGTCAGTCTCTGACGCGCGCCAGGCCGAGGGCGGTCTGTCGCGGGCGGAGAAGCGTGCCCTGCGCGAGGAGCGCAAGCGCGCTGCGAAGCGTCGACGTCGTGCGCTGATCGCCGTCCTGGTCGCGATCGTGATCATCGGCCTGGGTGGCTACTTCGTCTGGACCCGCGGTGTCGAGTTCTTCAGCGGTCTCGACGAGATCGGCGGCACAGAAGAAGAGATCCTCGACTTCACAGGCCCCGGGACGGGACAGGTCCAGGTCACCGTCGAGGCGGGCGCGACCGGTACGCAGATGGGGACGGCTCTCACCGAAGCGGGTGTCGTCGCGTCACGAGCAGGGTTCGTCGCGGCCTACACGGCCAACGAGTCGTCCGCGAGCATCCAGCCGGGAACGTACAACCTCTTCAAGGAGATGAAGTCCTCCGACGCGGTCGTGGCGCTCCTCGACCCGGCCAACCGAGCGGACTACATCTTCGACGTCCTGCCGGGATCGACGGCCGATGTCATCACCGCGAAGATCGCAAAGGTGACGGGCGTCACCGAAGCCGACGTCGATGCAGCCATCGCAGACACCGCTGCGCTGGGCCTGCCGGCCGAGGCGAACGGCGCGCTCGAAGGCTGGCTGTGGGGAGACCGCTACGAGTTCGGTCTCGACGTGACCCCCGCGGAGATGGTCACCGAGATGATCCGCCGGACGGTCGCGCAGCTAGACGAGCTGGCAGTGCCTGCCGAGAACCGGGAGACCGTGCTCACCAAGGCGTCGATCGTCGAGCGCGAGGCCGGGGCTGACGACAAGCCGAACGTCGCGAGCGTCATCGAGAACAGGCTCGCGCTGCCGATGAAGCTGCAGATGGACTCGACCGTCCACTACCTCGTCGGAGGCACAGACGACGCGACGACGACCGCCGCTGACAGGGAGACCGACAGCCCGTACAACACGTACCTGTACGCAGGGCTCCCGCCCACACCGATCTCGTCGCCCGGGATCGACTCGATCAACGCGGTCCTCAACCCCCCGGTCACGGACTACATCTACTTCGTCACGGTGAACCCGCTCACCCACGAGACCCGCTTCGCGGCCACGTGGACCGAGCACCGGAAGAACGTCGAGCTCTACCAGGACTGGCTCGCGGAGAACGGGAGCTAG